The following are from one region of the Sandaracinus amylolyticus genome:
- a CDS encoding PEGA domain-containing protein, which translates to MALRWLPRGPVGAAVMLLALASALPAHAQDEDEGGPTLPRRIEMPPEQAEDEAAPPAAEPEAAPPEAAPPEAQPTARTATEERRVYVISVAMSEGLDAVAQRAGAAARATLRGIEGVDWRHADRLFLGYDESALEVLARARQRLDAGRQAYLNLELPQAIEQLTGAVSDFDAAAAAVEDPHDLGEALLFLGASLAFEGRARDAARVFGRLHVQMPHVRPDPNLFNPDVIARFEAAQPRDGANPASTIRIESDPPGAIAYVDFLARGVTPIDVGGLLGGEHIVRVTRAGATPYVQSITVRPRGTESTSAYLVDDDRTAGLSDVLARVPQDDVASLQTDGAIREIAQRLDVERIGVIRVSPGDSDDRAALELLVFDVASGRRLVRGAGTVPTGVGDLERGVDQLVSGALQAALTARQQSDAERIPARGDEPPPVTTPPPSEPSVFEQWWFWAIVGGAAVVVGASIAIGVAASDQGPGLGNDPQGYVVLEF; encoded by the coding sequence GTGGCTCTCCGTTGGCTTCCGCGAGGTCCAGTCGGCGCGGCGGTGATGCTGCTCGCGCTCGCGAGCGCGCTTCCGGCGCACGCGCAGGACGAGGACGAGGGCGGGCCGACGCTCCCGCGGCGCATCGAGATGCCGCCCGAGCAGGCCGAGGACGAGGCCGCACCGCCCGCCGCCGAGCCCGAGGCAGCACCGCCCGAGGCTGCACCGCCCGAGGCACAGCCGACCGCCCGCACCGCGACCGAAGAGCGCCGCGTCTACGTGATCTCGGTCGCGATGAGCGAAGGGCTCGACGCGGTGGCGCAGCGCGCCGGCGCGGCAGCGCGCGCGACCCTGCGCGGCATCGAGGGCGTCGATTGGCGCCACGCCGACCGCCTGTTCCTCGGCTACGACGAGTCGGCGCTCGAGGTCCTCGCCCGCGCGCGCCAGCGCCTCGACGCGGGCCGTCAGGCGTACCTGAACCTCGAGCTTCCCCAGGCGATCGAGCAGCTCACGGGCGCGGTCTCCGACTTCGACGCCGCGGCCGCCGCGGTCGAAGATCCCCACGATCTCGGCGAGGCGCTGCTCTTCCTCGGCGCCTCGCTCGCGTTCGAGGGGCGGGCGCGCGACGCCGCGCGCGTGTTCGGGCGACTGCACGTGCAGATGCCGCACGTCCGGCCCGATCCGAACCTGTTCAACCCCGACGTGATCGCGCGCTTCGAAGCTGCGCAGCCGCGCGACGGCGCGAATCCCGCGTCGACGATCCGCATCGAGAGCGACCCCCCGGGCGCGATCGCGTACGTCGACTTCCTCGCGCGCGGCGTGACCCCGATCGACGTCGGCGGGCTGCTCGGCGGCGAGCACATCGTGCGGGTCACCCGCGCCGGCGCGACGCCCTACGTGCAGTCGATCACAGTGCGCCCCCGCGGGACCGAGTCGACCAGCGCGTACCTCGTCGACGACGACCGCACCGCGGGGCTCTCCGACGTGCTCGCGCGCGTGCCCCAGGACGACGTCGCGTCGCTCCAGACCGACGGAGCGATCCGCGAGATCGCGCAGCGCCTCGACGTGGAGCGCATCGGCGTGATCCGCGTCTCGCCCGGGGACTCCGACGATCGCGCGGCGCTCGAGCTGCTGGTGTTCGACGTCGCGAGCGGGCGGCGGCTGGTGCGCGGCGCGGGCACCGTGCCGACCGGCGTGGGCGATCTCGAGCGCGGGGTCGATCAGCTGGTGTCGGGCGCGCTGCAGGCGGCGCTCACGGCGCGCCAGCAGTCGGACGCCGAGCGCATCCCGGCGCGTGGTGACGAGCCGCCGCCGGTGACGACTCCGCCGCCCTCCGAGCCCTCGGTGTTCGAGCAGTGGTGGTTCTGGGCGATCGTGGGCGGCGCCGCCGTGGTGGTCGGCGCGAGCATCGCGATCGGCGTGGCGGCATCGGACCAGGGGCCCGGGCTCGGCAACGACCCCCAGGGCTACGTGGTGCTCGAGTTCTGA
- a CDS encoding PEGA domain-containing protein has product MVGRLAIGAVLAIALGLAGRAHAQEGEEGDSAESVTATAVMLLEGGATAGQGATVSIGLRRGLSEVGGVRFVHPVDVLSPTPFDEDVQFAIEELEPLADQVRNGDARDAAERADRIVELFEQRLEAVRREQLVDAHMLAAAARCQMRRARECEEGFARVLVFREGQEYDASRYPPGAQEAFDRARARTLAGPRGTLVVETDPAGAEIYVDGRSYGPSPVRVDGLLRGDHYVTIKHLGYERVIRRATLEGNESRVRYDLAPNERAQLVASQEFQRVLRGELGEERAGANLRSLGNTLGAAQVIVGVVRPIGDHEMHVQVWLYDIRTRFLLATREGTITHDEAGMVTARQMAIDLYRGVDLGGAIAAPEDDDGPGGPHERSPELWEQWWFWTAVGVVLVAGGVGIGAGVAASSPGVPDGWTRASGTLP; this is encoded by the coding sequence ATGGTCGGTCGTCTCGCGATCGGAGCGGTGCTCGCCATCGCGCTGGGGCTCGCTGGTCGGGCGCACGCGCAGGAGGGCGAGGAGGGCGACTCCGCCGAGAGCGTGACCGCGACCGCGGTGATGCTGCTCGAGGGTGGCGCGACCGCGGGGCAGGGCGCGACGGTGTCGATCGGCCTGCGCCGCGGGCTGAGCGAGGTCGGCGGCGTGCGCTTCGTGCACCCCGTCGACGTGCTCTCTCCGACGCCGTTCGACGAGGACGTGCAGTTCGCGATCGAAGAGCTCGAGCCGCTCGCCGATCAGGTGAGGAACGGCGACGCGCGCGACGCCGCCGAGCGCGCCGATCGCATCGTCGAGCTCTTCGAGCAGCGGCTCGAGGCGGTGCGGCGCGAGCAGCTCGTCGACGCGCACATGCTCGCGGCCGCGGCGCGCTGTCAGATGCGCCGGGCGCGCGAGTGCGAGGAGGGCTTCGCGCGCGTGCTCGTGTTCCGCGAAGGACAGGAGTACGACGCGTCGCGCTACCCGCCGGGCGCCCAGGAAGCGTTCGATCGCGCCCGCGCTCGCACCCTCGCCGGGCCGCGCGGGACGCTGGTGGTCGAGACCGACCCCGCGGGCGCCGAGATCTACGTCGACGGGCGCAGCTACGGGCCGTCTCCGGTGCGCGTCGACGGCCTGCTGCGCGGCGATCACTACGTCACGATCAAGCACCTCGGGTACGAGCGCGTGATCCGGCGCGCGACCCTCGAGGGCAACGAGTCGCGGGTGCGCTACGACCTCGCGCCCAACGAGCGCGCGCAGCTCGTCGCGTCGCAGGAGTTCCAGCGCGTGCTGCGCGGCGAGCTCGGCGAGGAGCGCGCGGGCGCCAACCTCCGCAGCCTCGGCAACACGCTCGGCGCGGCCCAGGTGATCGTCGGCGTGGTGCGGCCGATCGGCGATCACGAGATGCACGTGCAGGTCTGGCTCTACGACATCCGCACGCGCTTCCTGCTCGCGACGCGCGAGGGCACGATCACCCACGACGAAGCCGGGATGGTCACCGCGCGCCAGATGGCGATCGACCTCTATCGCGGGGTCGACCTCGGGGGCGCGATCGCGGCACCGGAGGACGACGACGGGCCGGGCGGCCCGCACGAGCGCTCGCCGGAGCTCTGGGAGCAGTGGTGGTTCTGGACCGCAGTCGGCGTGGTGCTGGTCGCGGGTGGAGTCGGCATCGGCGCCGGCGTCGCCGCGAGCAGCCCGGGTGTTCCGGACGGATGGACCCGCGCCTCCGGCACGCTGCCCTGA
- a CDS encoding DUF6278 family protein translates to MQDDTPETIRTLAEGCVRFVKQALGIELDGTPETLPILDHYLELARDDDARGRDEVLGLVATSAGAYFGEVIRSQQPAARWHVGDIADASTWRLELEHVFLAFNPIGIAREAITQETEEGWNAHLEVLQQDRSVLEQSLERVGAVEDEDYWRLAVRWEVVDQAIAVLEGAAQARNEAGRRWTPEIYARALDERPPTHDAS, encoded by the coding sequence ATGCAGGACGACACGCCCGAGACGATTCGCACGTTGGCCGAGGGCTGCGTGCGCTTCGTGAAGCAGGCGCTCGGCATCGAGCTCGACGGCACGCCGGAGACCCTGCCGATCCTCGACCACTACCTCGAGCTCGCGCGCGACGACGACGCGCGAGGCCGCGACGAGGTGCTCGGGCTGGTCGCGACCTCGGCCGGCGCGTACTTCGGCGAGGTGATCCGGAGCCAGCAGCCCGCCGCGCGCTGGCACGTCGGCGACATCGCGGACGCGTCGACGTGGCGCCTCGAGCTCGAGCACGTGTTCCTGGCGTTCAACCCGATCGGGATCGCGCGGGAGGCGATCACCCAGGAGACCGAGGAGGGCTGGAACGCCCACCTCGAGGTGCTCCAGCAGGATCGCTCGGTGCTCGAGCAGTCGCTGGAGCGCGTGGGGGCGGTCGAGGACGAGGACTACTGGCGCCTGGCGGTGCGGTGGGAGGTCGTCGACCAAGCGATCGCGGTGCTCGAGGGCGCGGCCCAGGCGCGCAACGAGGCGGGGCGGCGCTGGACGCCGGAGATCTACGCGCGGGCGCTCGACGAGCGCCCGCCGACCCACGACGCGAGCTAG
- a CDS encoding helix-turn-helix transcriptional regulator: MVTIRHLELAEELFEIEPSATYPARAAAIVAQLAGASAHRMVLEGAEAEGNGSNGAEHRGEALAVPLRHGKSEIGTLQLWFADGGRNEDVQRIARWGGRLLARGIAYSRKMGNGASNGSREIDIQALLASTPLTPRERDVVGRLVSGHSTREIAQSTGLTVATVNTYLKRIFAKLGVHSRVELLARVTGTRNAISASRPS, from the coding sequence GTGGTCACGATTCGTCATCTGGAGCTCGCAGAGGAGCTGTTCGAGATCGAGCCTTCTGCGACATACCCCGCCCGAGCTGCCGCGATCGTCGCGCAGCTCGCCGGCGCGTCCGCGCACCGCATGGTGCTCGAAGGCGCCGAGGCGGAGGGCAACGGGAGCAATGGCGCCGAGCATCGAGGCGAAGCGCTCGCGGTCCCGCTGCGACACGGAAAGAGTGAGATCGGAACGCTGCAGCTCTGGTTCGCCGACGGGGGTCGGAACGAGGACGTGCAGCGAATCGCGCGGTGGGGTGGGCGCCTTCTGGCCCGCGGCATCGCGTACTCGCGCAAGATGGGGAACGGCGCGTCCAACGGGTCGCGCGAGATCGACATCCAGGCGCTCCTCGCGAGCACCCCGCTGACGCCGCGCGAGCGCGACGTCGTCGGGCGTCTCGTCTCGGGTCACTCGACGCGCGAGATCGCGCAGAGCACGGGCCTCACGGTCGCGACCGTCAACACGTACCTGAAGCGCATCTTCGCGAAGCTCGGCGTGCACAGCCGTGTCGAGCTCCTCGCGCGCGTGACCGGGACGCGCAACGCGATCTCCGCGTCGCGCCCCAGCTGA
- the moaC gene encoding cyclic pyranopterin monophosphate synthase MoaC → MSDELTHLDEQGRARMVDVGAKDATARTAVASALLRMQPETRARLVSGDVPKGDVLATARIAGIQAAKRTPELIPLCHAIALTSVEVHFELDAHDERVVHVRATARAKDRTGVEMEALTAVSIAALTLYDMLKAIDRGMTIEQIALQEKHGGKSGDYVR, encoded by the coding sequence ATGAGCGACGAGCTCACTCATCTCGACGAGCAGGGGCGCGCACGAATGGTCGACGTCGGCGCCAAGGACGCGACCGCCCGAACGGCGGTCGCGTCCGCGCTTCTGCGGATGCAGCCCGAGACGCGCGCGCGGCTCGTCTCGGGGGACGTCCCCAAGGGCGACGTGCTCGCCACCGCGCGCATCGCGGGGATCCAGGCGGCCAAGCGCACGCCCGAGCTGATCCCGCTGTGCCACGCGATCGCGCTGACGAGCGTCGAGGTGCACTTCGAGCTCGACGCGCACGACGAGCGCGTGGTGCACGTGCGCGCGACGGCGCGCGCGAAGGATCGCACCGGCGTGGAGATGGAGGCGCTGACCGCGGTGAGCATCGCGGCGCTGACGCTCTACGACATGCTCAAGGCGATCGATCGCGGGATGACGATCGAGCAGATCGCCCTGCAAGAGAAGCACGGCGGCAAGAGCGGCGACTACGTCCGCTGA
- a CDS encoding lipopolysaccharide biosynthesis protein, which yields MSEHERTDQATSAGRGVLWTMTAKAVFIASGFGVQLVLPRVLGDPEQWGRYSTVATITAIVTNTLVAATVQTVSKRTSDDEALADRTQREGLLVGLVMAVVLGGGFAAAAPWLASGWQRDATLAPLLMTSSIVIASYAMYSALIGAINGRRRFSAQASFDMGFAILRAACIVGGAALGAAAGAVGGFASAAVIILIVALVVIGTGRGPARPEVRAWLAFFVPIAIYQAALNGVLQLDQPLLRANLAAAAIARGMTSDEANTIASSWAGFYRNAQTFAFVPYQLILAVTFVVFPTVARATSSGDADATRRAIRGAMRFSLVVLLAMATPIAGASDGVMRVAYSEAYLAGAPALALLSPGLVPFSLFAIGAAILAGAGHARTTAGIAIGALVLVVVLNTIAVRGAPDAESAIVAAALATSAASALALVGVGMTIHRRFGAFVAPLTAVRALIAGACGYGVAYVVPHQSALGALAACVLGALAYVVALVVVREIGAEDLALVKRVIARRQRT from the coding sequence GTGAGCGAGCACGAACGCACCGACCAGGCGACGAGCGCAGGGCGCGGCGTGCTGTGGACCATGACCGCGAAGGCGGTGTTCATCGCGAGCGGGTTCGGCGTGCAGCTCGTGCTGCCGCGGGTGCTCGGCGATCCCGAGCAGTGGGGGCGCTACTCGACGGTCGCGACGATCACCGCGATCGTGACCAACACGCTGGTCGCGGCGACGGTGCAGACGGTCAGCAAGCGCACCAGCGACGACGAGGCGCTCGCCGATCGCACCCAACGCGAAGGGCTGCTCGTCGGGCTCGTGATGGCGGTCGTGCTCGGCGGTGGGTTCGCGGCGGCGGCGCCCTGGCTCGCCTCGGGATGGCAGCGCGACGCGACGCTCGCGCCGCTGCTGATGACGTCGTCGATCGTGATCGCGAGCTACGCGATGTACTCGGCGTTGATCGGCGCGATCAACGGGCGGCGTCGCTTCTCCGCGCAGGCGAGCTTCGACATGGGGTTCGCGATCCTGCGCGCCGCGTGCATCGTGGGCGGTGCCGCGCTCGGCGCAGCCGCGGGCGCGGTCGGTGGGTTCGCGAGCGCAGCGGTGATCATCCTGATCGTCGCGCTCGTCGTGATCGGCACCGGGCGCGGGCCGGCGCGGCCCGAGGTGCGCGCGTGGCTCGCGTTCTTCGTGCCGATCGCGATCTACCAGGCCGCGCTCAACGGCGTGCTGCAGCTCGATCAGCCGCTGCTCCGCGCCAACCTCGCGGCCGCCGCGATCGCGCGCGGGATGACGAGCGACGAGGCGAACACGATCGCGTCGAGCTGGGCGGGGTTCTATCGCAACGCGCAGACGTTCGCGTTCGTGCCCTATCAGCTCATCCTCGCGGTGACGTTCGTGGTCTTCCCCACGGTCGCGCGCGCGACGAGCAGTGGTGACGCCGACGCGACGCGGCGCGCGATCCGGGGCGCGATGCGCTTCTCGCTCGTCGTGCTGCTCGCGATGGCGACCCCGATCGCCGGTGCATCGGACGGCGTGATGCGCGTCGCGTACTCCGAGGCGTACCTCGCGGGTGCGCCCGCGCTCGCGCTGCTCTCGCCAGGGCTCGTCCCGTTCTCGCTCTTCGCGATCGGCGCCGCGATCCTCGCCGGCGCGGGGCACGCGCGGACCACCGCGGGCATCGCCATCGGCGCGCTGGTGCTCGTCGTGGTGCTCAACACGATCGCGGTGCGCGGCGCGCCCGACGCGGAGAGCGCGATCGTCGCGGCCGCCCTCGCGACCAGCGCGGCATCGGCGCTCGCGTTGGTCGGCGTGGGCATGACGATCCACCGCCGCTTCGGCGCGTTCGTCGCACCGCTCACCGCCGTTCGCGCGCTGATCGCCGGCGCGTGCGGGTACGGCGTCGCGTACGTCGTGCCGCACCAGAGCGCGCTCGGCGCGCTCGCGGCGTGCGTGCTCGGTGCGCTCGCGTACGTCGTCGCGCTGGTCGTGGTGCGCGAGATCGGCGCCGAGGATCTCGCGCTCGTGAAGCGCGTGATCGCGCGGCGTCAGCGGACGTAG
- a CDS encoding potassium channel family protein — protein MNGSDQSAVLRGRLLYASAWLVVVVIVGASGYHAIGHERWGWGDCVYFTIITLSTVGYGETLDGFNNVPYARIWTIGLIVLGSGTLLYFISALTALIVEGDLQGALRRNRMTSKLNQLKDHYIVCGAGTTGIHVIEEFLSSHQAFCVIDTNELRLLELAERFGTDRFLYIVGDASDDETLNAAGIERAVGLVAALHEDKDNLFVTVTASSLNPKLRIVAKAVEVSARAKLMRAGAKAVVSPTQIGGMRLASEAIRPKVVEFLDLMLRDPKKNLRIEEVSIPEGSAIVGCELRQTEIRRKSKVLVIAVRSEDGRYEYNPAPEHRLDAGSTLIVLAETSEMKRLRDGIASGEIGRARA, from the coding sequence TTGAACGGGTCCGACCAGAGCGCGGTGCTCCGAGGCCGTCTGCTCTACGCGAGCGCCTGGCTCGTCGTCGTCGTGATCGTCGGCGCCAGCGGCTATCACGCGATCGGCCACGAGCGCTGGGGCTGGGGCGACTGCGTCTACTTCACGATCATCACGCTCTCGACCGTCGGGTACGGCGAGACGCTCGATGGCTTCAACAACGTCCCCTACGCGCGCATCTGGACGATTGGCCTCATCGTGCTCGGCTCGGGCACGCTCCTCTACTTCATCTCGGCGCTCACCGCGCTGATCGTCGAAGGCGATCTCCAGGGCGCGCTGCGCAGGAACCGCATGACGTCGAAGCTCAACCAGCTGAAGGACCACTACATCGTCTGCGGCGCGGGCACGACGGGCATCCACGTCATCGAGGAGTTCCTCTCGTCGCACCAGGCGTTCTGCGTGATCGACACCAACGAGCTGCGCCTCCTCGAGCTCGCCGAGCGCTTCGGCACCGACCGCTTCCTCTACATCGTCGGCGATGCGAGCGACGACGAGACGCTCAACGCCGCGGGCATCGAGCGCGCGGTCGGTCTCGTCGCCGCGCTCCACGAGGACAAGGACAACCTCTTCGTCACGGTCACCGCGTCCTCGCTCAACCCGAAGCTCCGGATCGTCGCCAAGGCCGTCGAGGTGAGCGCGCGCGCGAAGCTGATGCGCGCGGGCGCGAAGGCCGTCGTCTCGCCGACCCAGATCGGCGGCATGCGTCTCGCTTCCGAGGCGATCCGCCCGAAGGTGGTCGAATTCCTCGATCTCATGCTCCGCGATCCCAAGAAGAACCTCCGCATCGAGGAGGTCTCGATCCCGGAGGGCTCGGCGATCGTCGGCTGCGAGCTCCGGCAGACCGAGATCCGCCGCAAATCGAAGGTCCTCGTGATCGCGGTGCGCAGCGAGGACGGGCGCTACGAGTACAACCCGGCCCCGGAGCACCGCCTCGATGCGGGCTCGACCCTCATCGTCCTCGCCGAGACCTCGGAGATGAAGCGCCTCCGCGACGGGATCGCGAGCGGGGAGATCGGGCGCGCTCGGGCCTGA
- the dnaK gene encoding molecular chaperone DnaK, with translation MGRIIGIDLGTTNSVVAIMEGKEPKVIVNEEGDRLTPSVVAWDDQGEVLVGQIAKRQSITNPEGTIYSAKRFIGRRFDEIQDETKRVPYHVVRRANGDVAFKVAGKEVSPPEVSAHVLRKLKKAAENYLGEPVTEAVITVPAYFNDSQRQATKDAGKIAGLEVKRIVNEPTAAALAYGLDKKKEEVIAVYDFGGGTFDISILEVGDNVVQVISTNGDTHLGGDDVDNRIIDYLIAEFKKDTGIDVSKDKMVLQRLKDGAEKAKIELSSKLETTINLPFLTADATGPKHMNIKLTRAKLESMIEDLVERTFDASKKALSDAGKSAGDIDEVVLVGGSTRIPLVQERVKKFFGKEPHKGVNPDEVVAIGAAVQAGVLSGEVKDMVLLDVTPLSLGVETLGGVMTPLITRNTTIPTRKSEVFSTAEDSQSKVEIHVLQGERAEARYNRTLGRFHLEGIMPAPRGVPKIEVTFDIDANGILSVTAKDQATGKDQKITITANSGLSDQEISRMVDDAKAHEQEDAKRREQIEARNKADQLCYAVEKALGDVKDKLPADKIAGIEAKVKTLRSAVEKEDHDAIKTGTEDLEKAMAELAQAAYGGAGAPGGAPGGGGAGPEAGGAKGGKKKEGDVIDAEFEETN, from the coding sequence ATGGGCAGGATCATCGGCATCGACCTGGGCACGACCAACTCCGTCGTGGCGATCATGGAGGGCAAGGAGCCCAAGGTCATCGTCAACGAGGAGGGCGACCGCCTCACTCCGAGCGTGGTCGCGTGGGACGACCAGGGCGAGGTCCTGGTCGGCCAGATCGCCAAGCGCCAGTCGATCACGAACCCCGAGGGGACCATCTACTCGGCCAAGCGCTTCATCGGGCGCCGGTTCGACGAGATCCAGGACGAGACCAAGCGCGTCCCCTATCACGTGGTTCGCCGCGCCAACGGCGACGTCGCGTTCAAGGTCGCGGGCAAGGAGGTCTCGCCGCCCGAGGTCAGCGCGCACGTGCTGCGCAAGCTGAAGAAGGCCGCGGAGAACTACCTCGGCGAGCCGGTGACCGAGGCGGTCATCACGGTCCCCGCGTACTTCAACGACAGCCAGCGTCAGGCGACGAAGGACGCCGGCAAGATCGCGGGTCTCGAGGTCAAGCGCATCGTCAACGAGCCCACCGCGGCGGCGCTCGCGTACGGCCTCGACAAGAAGAAGGAAGAAGTCATCGCCGTCTACGACTTCGGCGGCGGCACGTTCGACATCTCGATCCTCGAGGTCGGCGACAACGTCGTGCAGGTCATCAGCACGAACGGCGACACGCACCTCGGTGGCGACGACGTCGACAACCGGATCATCGATTACCTGATCGCCGAGTTCAAGAAGGACACCGGCATCGACGTCAGCAAGGACAAGATGGTCCTGCAGCGCCTCAAGGACGGCGCGGAGAAGGCGAAGATCGAGCTCTCGAGCAAGCTCGAGACGACGATCAATCTGCCCTTCCTGACGGCCGACGCGACCGGCCCGAAGCACATGAACATCAAGCTGACTCGGGCGAAGCTCGAGTCGATGATCGAGGATCTCGTCGAGCGCACGTTCGACGCCTCGAAGAAGGCGCTCAGCGACGCCGGCAAGAGCGCGGGCGACATCGACGAGGTCGTGCTGGTCGGTGGCTCGACGCGCATCCCGCTCGTGCAGGAGCGCGTGAAGAAGTTCTTCGGCAAGGAGCCGCACAAGGGCGTCAATCCCGACGAGGTCGTCGCGATCGGTGCCGCGGTGCAGGCGGGCGTGCTCAGCGGCGAGGTGAAGGACATGGTCCTCCTCGACGTCACGCCGCTCTCGCTCGGCGTCGAGACGCTCGGCGGCGTGATGACTCCGCTCATCACGCGCAACACGACGATCCCGACCCGCAAGAGCGAGGTGTTCTCGACCGCCGAGGACAGCCAGAGCAAGGTCGAGATCCACGTGCTCCAGGGCGAGCGCGCCGAGGCGCGGTACAACCGCACGCTCGGTCGCTTCCACCTCGAGGGCATCATGCCCGCGCCGCGCGGCGTGCCGAAGATCGAGGTCACGTTCGACATCGACGCGAACGGCATCCTCAGCGTCACCGCGAAGGATCAGGCCACCGGCAAGGATCAGAAGATCACGATCACCGCGAACAGCGGCCTGAGTGATCAGGAGATCAGCCGCATGGTCGACGACGCGAAGGCGCACGAGCAGGAGGACGCGAAGCGCCGCGAGCAGATCGAGGCGCGCAACAAGGCCGACCAGCTCTGCTACGCGGTGGAGAAGGCCCTCGGCGACGTGAAGGACAAGCTGCCGGCGGACAAGATCGCGGGCATCGAGGCCAAGGTGAAGACGCTGCGCAGCGCGGTCGAGAAGGAAGACCACGACGCGATCAAGACGGGCACCGAGGATCTCGAGAAGGCGATGGCCGAGCTCGCGCAGGCGGCGTACGGCGGCGCGGGCGCGCCGGGTGGTGCGCCGGGCGGCGGCGGCGCGGGCCCCGAGGCCGGCGGCGCGAAGGGCGGCAAGAAGAAGGAAGGCGACGTGATCGACGCGGAGTTCGAAGAGACGAACTGA